In Patescibacteria group bacterium, the following proteins share a genomic window:
- a CDS encoding CBS domain-containing protein — MTKKVISASPEAGIKEVSCLLMKYKIHGIPVVDEKGRILGIITETDFFTKDEVDIYLPSYIDILRKTKILNAATKDKDKKIHQALLGMTAGDIMTKKVITIEENRPIKDLYKLFRRKKLFTVPVVNEESLLVGIVTLADIIKLIK; from the coding sequence ATGACAAAAAAAGTCATTTCAGCCAGCCCGGAGGCGGGGATTAAGGAAGTGTCTTGTCTTTTAATGAAATATAAAATACACGGGATTCCGGTTGTTGATGAAAAGGGGCGCATACTAGGGATAATTACGGAAACGGATTTTTTTACCAAGGATGAAGTGGATATTTATTTGCCGTCCTATATCGATATCTTGCGGAAAACAAAGATTTTAAATGCGGCAACGAAAGATAAAGATAAAAAAATTCATCAAGCCCTGCTGGGGATGACTGCCGGTGATATCATGACTAAAAAAGTCATTACTATAGAAGAAAACCGGCCGATTAAGGATTTGTATAAGCTATTCAGGAGAAAAAAGCTTTTTACGGTTCCGGTTGTGAATGAAGAGAGTTTATTAGTCGGGATTGTAACCTTGGCCGACATAATTAAATTAATTAAATAA
- a CDS encoding thioredoxin family protein, whose translation MSNKIESVQVFGSGCPTCKKLFEQTKQAVAGLNLGIEVEYSDDIQKIMSLGVMSSPVLVINNKVILAGQLPGLEKIKEIIAAEHKSAPKEEGGHCSCGGKC comes from the coding sequence ATGAGTAACAAAATCGAGAGTGTCCAAGTTTTTGGCTCGGGTTGTCCGACCTGCAAAAAGCTGTTTGAACAGACTAAGCAGGCTGTTGCGGGTTTAAATTTGGGCATAGAAGTTGAATATTCGGACGATATTCAAAAGATAATGTCTTTGGGCGTGATGTCCAGCCCGGTGTTGGTAATAAATAATAAGGTTATTTTAGCCGGGCAATTGCCCGGGTTAGAAAAAATAAAAGAAATAATAGCCGCCGAACATAAATCCGCCCCGAAAGAAGAAGGCGGCCATTGTTCTTGCGGAGGCAAGTGTTAA
- a CDS encoding metalloregulator ArsR/SmtB family transcription factor: MKPLCCSNKELTKEFANLAKFLRLIGEENRLKIICILKDGERCVCEIEEYLDLPQNLVSAHLKALKNLKLVESRQEWKRIYYSIDKKTFKKYNSLLTNFLKNYI; this comes from the coding sequence ATGAAACCGCTTTGTTGTTCAAACAAGGAATTGACTAAAGAGTTCGCCAATTTGGCGAAATTTTTGCGTCTTATCGGAGAAGAAAACCGGCTAAAAATCATTTGCATTCTAAAAGACGGAGAGCGTTGCGTCTGTGAAATTGAAGAGTATCTGGATTTGCCCCAAAACCTCGTTTCCGCCCACTTAAAGGCTTTAAAAAATTTAAAGCTTGTGGAGAGCCGCCAAGAGTGGAAAAGAATATACTACTCAATAGATAAAAAGACATTTAAAAAATATAATTCATTATTAACCAATTTTTTAAAAAACTATATTTGA
- a CDS encoding MraY family glycosyltransferase: protein MQFYFEIFAAAFLLSAAGALLVKRLALRLGVVDLPATGRKVHQVAVPLLGGTAIFFAFFIGLFLVQNKLLAGNLAAHHWIGFFIGACILMLGGFLDDKYNLSPGKQIIFPVLAALAVIAGGVGIEKITNPLGGLLYLDQWKIPLLAWSGKMHYFVFISDTFVLLWLMGMMYTTKILDGLDGLVTGVTAIGAFIIFLFTMTTKYYQPDVGLAALILSAACLGFLILNWHPAKIFLGEGGSLFLGYALGVLAIISGGKIAIALLILGIPILDVAWAIIRRIKAGKNPFRFSDRLHLHYRLFDSGLGQRKTVLIYYFLSAAFGLSALFLQSQGKVLALGILFLLMLVIVVIFNRNGKKSDIGE from the coding sequence ATGCAATTTTATTTTGAAATATTCGCCGCCGCTTTTTTACTGTCCGCCGCCGGCGCCCTTTTGGTAAAGCGCCTGGCATTGAGGCTGGGCGTTGTTGATCTGCCGGCAACCGGAAGAAAAGTCCACCAAGTCGCGGTTCCGCTTTTAGGCGGGACGGCGATTTTTTTCGCTTTTTTTATCGGGCTTTTTTTAGTGCAGAATAAATTGTTAGCCGGAAATTTAGCGGCGCACCATTGGATCGGATTTTTTATTGGCGCTTGCATACTGATGCTCGGCGGATTTTTGGATGATAAATACAATTTGAGCCCGGGTAAGCAAATTATTTTTCCCGTACTCGCCGCGCTCGCGGTAATCGCCGGCGGAGTCGGGATTGAAAAAATTACCAATCCTTTAGGCGGCCTCCTATACCTCGACCAATGGAAAATACCGCTTCTGGCCTGGAGCGGAAAAATGCATTATTTTGTTTTTATTTCCGACACCTTTGTACTCCTTTGGCTTATGGGCATGATGTATACGACAAAAATTTTAGACGGTTTAGACGGCCTGGTTACCGGCGTAACGGCTATCGGCGCTTTTATAATTTTCCTTTTTACCATGACGACTAAGTACTACCAGCCTGACGTCGGACTGGCGGCGCTTATATTGTCGGCCGCCTGTTTAGGTTTTTTAATCTTAAACTGGCATCCGGCTAAGATTTTTTTAGGCGAAGGCGGGTCGCTCTTTTTAGGATATGCCCTCGGCGTCCTCGCAATAATCTCCGGCGGAAAAATCGCGATCGCCCTTTTAATCCTTGGCATCCCAATACTGGACGTCGCCTGGGCGATTATCCGGAGAATTAAAGCCGGAAAAAATCCTTTCCGATTTTCCGACCGGCTCCATCTCCACTACCGGCTTTTTGATTCGGGCCTGGGGCAAAGAAAAACCGTTTTAATTTATTATTTTCTTTCGGCCGCCTTTGGGCTTTCGGCGCTATTTTTACAAAGCCAAGGAAAAGTCTTGGCGCTCGGGATTTTATTTTTACTAATGCTTGTTATAGTGGTAATCTTTAATCGGAATGGAAAAAAGAGCGATATAGGCGAGTAA
- a CDS encoding permease, with the protein MNIFYPVQLFAEWVSFEVFNLLPGTLAGEAVNFFIFDTIKVFLLLAVIIYIVSLVRTYLPPEKIRNILSRKNKYLGHVLASLFGIITPFCSCSAVPLFLGFVEAGVPLGVTFSFLVSSPMINEVALVLLLGMFGWKIASLYVLSGLLIAIFSGVAIGFFNVEHLLADFINKNRASQNTMPLMQMTFKDRREYAWNYVKDIIKKVWPYIIVGIGLGAWIHGYVPTDFLAKYAGADKWYAVPFATLIGIPLYSNAAGIIPLVSALTEKGVSMGTTLAFMMAVTALSLPEFMILKKVMKTRLIIIFASVVGIGIIFTGYMFNFVLNNDSTLNKNLAHKIPVQANK; encoded by the coding sequence ATGAACATATTTTATCCCGTACAGTTATTCGCCGAATGGGTTTCTTTTGAAGTTTTTAATCTTTTGCCAGGCACTTTAGCCGGAGAAGCGGTTAATTTTTTTATCTTTGACACGATTAAAGTATTTCTACTGTTAGCGGTTATTATTTATATTGTATCACTTGTTCGCACCTATCTGCCCCCGGAAAAAATCCGGAATATTTTATCGCGTAAGAATAAATATTTAGGCCATGTATTGGCCAGCCTATTCGGTATTATTACGCCGTTTTGTTCTTGTAGCGCCGTGCCGTTATTTTTGGGTTTTGTTGAAGCGGGTGTGCCGCTCGGCGTGACATTCTCCTTTCTTGTTTCTTCTCCTATGATCAATGAAGTCGCCTTAGTTCTGCTCTTAGGAATGTTTGGCTGGAAAATTGCTTCTCTTTATGTTTTAAGCGGTCTTTTGATCGCCATTTTTTCCGGGGTAGCCATCGGCTTTTTTAATGTTGAGCATCTTTTGGCGGATTTTATCAATAAAAACCGGGCCAGTCAGAACACCATGCCATTAATGCAAATGACATTTAAAGACCGGCGGGAATATGCCTGGAATTACGTTAAAGATATAATTAAAAAAGTCTGGCCCTATATTATTGTCGGAATTGGCCTCGGAGCCTGGATCCACGGCTATGTGCCGACTGATTTTCTCGCTAAATACGCCGGAGCCGACAAATGGTATGCCGTGCCTTTCGCGACTTTAATCGGCATTCCGCTATATTCCAATGCAGCTGGCATAATTCCTTTGGTTAGCGCTTTGACTGAAAAAGGCGTAAGCATGGGAACTACTCTGGCTTTTATGATGGCGGTTACGGCCCTTTCCCTTCCCGAATTCATGATTTTAAAAAAGGTGATGAAGACCAGGCTGATTATTATTTTCGCCAGCGTCGTAGGAATCGGGATTATTTTTACCGGCTATATGTTTAATTTTGTCTTAAATAATGATTCAACTCTTAACAAAAACTTGGCCCATAAAATTCCGGTTCAGGCTAACAAATAA
- the rlmN gene encoding 23S rRNA (adenine(2503)-C(2))-methyltransferase RlmN yields MNFNELHKYLKENKLPAFREKQIYGAYFGALADSWEAVTVLPKDLREKLEKEIPWDSLKPERIAKNKEENCFKAGLKLEDGRQVESVLIRHADKRNTVCVSSQVGCPLGCAFCATGQSGFKRNLEAHEIVEQIIFFARWLKNLDKGRDGQDSEEGSEGAMHGKDRKNQEREEAKVTNIVFMGMGEPMLNYDNVISAIKILNDKNGFGLGARHISISTIGIPEGIRKLAKENLQVNLAFSLHAPNDKLRSNLCPINKRFSIKRVIEAIDEYIEKTNRKVMVEYVMLKGVNDNEENARELAELLKGRKLYYVNLILYNKTLDFEPSPKEKVEKFKALLEKARIQVTIRKEFGREIWAACGMLKSAKN; encoded by the coding sequence ATGAATTTTAACGAACTGCATAAATACTTAAAAGAAAATAAATTGCCGGCTTTTAGGGAAAAGCAGATTTACGGGGCTTATTTTGGCGCGCTGGCTGATTCGTGGGAGGCCGTGACCGTACTACCCAAAGACTTGCGTGAAAAACTGGAAAAAGAAATTCCTTGGGACAGTTTAAAACCGGAAAGAATCGCGAAGAATAAAGAGGAGAATTGTTTTAAGGCCGGCTTGAAACTAGAAGACGGGAGGCAAGTAGAAAGCGTTTTAATCCGCCATGCTGATAAACGCAATACGGTTTGCGTTTCCTCGCAGGTCGGCTGTCCTTTGGGTTGCGCTTTTTGCGCGACCGGCCAATCCGGATTTAAGCGCAACCTTGAAGCCCACGAGATAGTTGAGCAAATAATTTTTTTCGCCCGGTGGCTGAAAAATTTAGATAAAGGCAGGGATGGACAAGACAGTGAAGAGGGAAGTGAAGGCGCGATGCATGGTAAGGATAGAAAAAATCAGGAAAGAGAAGAAGCAAAAGTAACCAATATAGTTTTTATGGGCATGGGCGAGCCGATGTTGAATTATGATAATGTCATTTCAGCAATAAAGATACTAAACGATAAAAACGGCTTTGGCTTAGGCGCCCGGCATATTTCTATTTCCACTATCGGCATCCCGGAAGGGATAAGAAAACTGGCTAAAGAAAATTTGCAGGTTAATTTGGCTTTTTCCCTGCATGCACCGAACGACAAATTGCGTTCGAATCTTTGCCCGATCAATAAAAGGTTTTCGATTAAAAGGGTGATTGAGGCGATTGATGAATATATTGAAAAAACTAACCGGAAAGTAATGGTCGAGTACGTCATGCTTAAGGGTGTGAATGACAACGAGGAAAACGCGCGGGAGTTAGCCGAACTTTTGAAAGGGCGGAAATTGTATTACGTCAATTTAATTCTATACAATAAGACTCTGGATTTTGAGCCAAGCCCTAAGGAAAAGGTGGAAAAGTTTAAGGCACTGCTGGAAAAGGCAAGAATCCAGGTAACTATCCGAAAAGAATTCGGCCGGGAAATCTGGGCGGCCTGCGGAATGCTAAAAAGCGCTAAAAATTAG
- a CDS encoding nucleotidyl transferase AbiEii/AbiGii toxin family protein: MAETILSANQLKILEAIGNDNEICRRFYLTGGTALAEYYLKHRLSEDLDFFSEKEFGLQAISVFFAKNKKRLGIKKVDYEQSFNRNLIFLYIKNEVIKTEFTYFPFPRIEKKAKINKLFIDSLKDIAVNKLFTIYQNPRSRDFIDLYLIMKKTGWKIDDLVKKAKIKFDWHVDYLQLGSQFLLAKKVKDYPRMILKLKNEDWQEYFIDLAKSFSGKIIK; the protein is encoded by the coding sequence ATGGCCGAAACAATCTTAAGCGCGAATCAACTTAAGATTCTTGAGGCAATCGGCAATGATAACGAGATTTGCCGACGTTTTTATTTAACCGGCGGGACGGCGTTAGCTGAATATTATTTAAAACACCGCTTATCCGAAGACCTGGATTTTTTTTCCGAGAAAGAATTCGGCCTTCAGGCAATCAGCGTGTTTTTTGCGAAAAATAAAAAGCGGTTAGGGATAAAAAAAGTTGATTATGAACAGAGCTTCAACCGCAACCTCATCTTTCTTTATATAAAAAATGAGGTTATTAAAACCGAATTCACCTATTTTCCGTTTCCGAGAATTGAGAAGAAGGCCAAAATTAATAAATTATTTATTGACAGCCTGAAGGATATCGCGGTTAACAAGCTTTTTACGATTTACCAAAATCCCCGTTCGAGGGATTTTATTGATTTATATCTTATTATGAAAAAGACCGGCTGGAAAATCGACGACTTGGTAAAAAAAGCCAAAATAAAATTCGATTGGCACGTTGACTATTTACAGCTGGGCAGCCAATTCCTTCTGGCAAAAAAAGTGAAGGATTATCCGCGCATGATTTTAAAGCTGAAAAATGAAGACTGGCAAGAATATTTTATTGATCTGGCGAAAAGTTTTAGCGGGAAAATAATTAAGTAA
- a CDS encoding PadR family transcriptional regulator — MNKKISADLLRGHTDTIILGLLLGGDKYGYEIIKLVFERSDQQYELKEATMYSSLKRLENDEHIASYWGDETQGGRRRYYRITKSGRELYKNNKQSWNFAKQILDQLIINQ; from the coding sequence ATGAATAAAAAAATATCAGCGGACTTGCTTCGCGGACACACGGACACTATCATTCTCGGACTGCTTCTGGGTGGCGATAAATACGGCTACGAAATTATCAAGCTCGTATTCGAACGCTCGGATCAGCAATACGAACTAAAAGAAGCGACTATGTATTCCAGCCTAAAACGGCTGGAAAATGATGAGCATATTGCTTCTTACTGGGGGGATGAAACCCAGGGCGGCAGGAGAAGGTACTACCGTATTACCAAAAGCGGCCGCGAATTATATAAAAATAATAAGCAAAGCTGGAATTTCGCGAAACAAATTCTGGATCAGTTAATTATTAATCAATAA
- a CDS encoding DUF4256 domain-containing protein, whose product MPKKTLLKEQREELLESLKTRFEKNMNRHKGLEWAKVRARLEANTEKLRSLYEMERTGGEPDVAGYDKKTGEYIFYDCSAETPKGRRNICYDQEALELRKEHKPKDSAAHMAAAMGIELLTEEEYRDLQKLGNFDAKTSSWVKTPSGIRNLGGALFCDRRYGAVFTYHNGAESYYAVRGFRGSLRV is encoded by the coding sequence ATGCCAAAAAAAACCCTTTTAAAAGAGCAGCGCGAAGAACTGCTGGAGAGTTTAAAAACCCGTTTTGAAAAAAATATGAACCGCCATAAAGGCCTTGAATGGGCAAAGGTAAGAGCAAGGCTGGAAGCTAATACGGAAAAACTGCGCTCGCTTTATGAGATGGAAAGAACCGGCGGCGAACCGGATGTTGCCGGCTACGATAAGAAGACGGGCGAATATATTTTTTATGATTGTTCCGCGGAAACTCCCAAAGGCCGCCGGAATATATGCTACGACCAAGAAGCGCTGGAATTAAGAAAGGAGCACAAACCAAAAGACAGCGCGGCTCATATGGCCGCGGCCATGGGCATTGAACTTTTAACGGAAGAAGAATACAGGGATTTGCAGAAACTTGGGAATTTTGACGCGAAAACGTCAAGCTGGGTGAAAACGCCTTCCGGGATCAGGAATTTAGGCGGCGCCCTTTTTTGCGATCGCCGCTACGGCGCTGTTTTTACCTATCACAACGGCGCGGAATCTTACTACGCCGTTAGAGGGTTCCGCGGTTCGCTAAGGGTCTAA
- a CDS encoding GNAT family N-acetyltransferase: MRIVHKTPLGPVEICKARTEDAFQISELTRQSNLIHRTPEEIESRIADFLTAKISGTVLACVGAKHYDLDAEIIALRTAPNFENLGLGKIVLGVIRAELVKQKKRKIFALTTEIVAQKLFFPLGFIKVGIQLFGPKILNDCLKCPKNIIGPEGNHLCNEIAVLYQG, encoded by the coding sequence ATGCGCATCGTTCATAAAACGCCTCTTGGCCCGGTCGAAATCTGCAAAGCCCGCACAGAGGATGCATTCCAGATCAGCGAACTGACCCGGCAGTCAAACCTTATCCACCGGACGCCGGAAGAAATTGAAAGCCGGATAGCCGATTTTCTGACGGCTAAAATCAGCGGGACCGTATTAGCCTGCGTCGGCGCGAAGCATTATGATTTGGACGCGGAAATAATCGCCCTCCGGACGGCCCCGAATTTTGAGAACTTGGGGCTCGGGAAAATTGTCCTGGGCGTGATTCGCGCGGAATTGGTAAAGCAGAAAAAAAGAAAAATATTCGCGCTCACGACCGAAATCGTCGCGCAAAAACTTTTTTTTCCGCTGGGCTTTATTAAGGTCGGGATCCAGCTTTTCGGGCCTAAAATTTTAAACGATTGCCTGAAGTGCCCGAAGAATATCATCGGACCGGAAGGCAATCACCTTTGTAACGAAATTGCTGTTCTCTACCAGGGCTAA
- a CDS encoding pentapeptide repeat-containing protein — translation MNEKLTNYLNGVFAPYDGVKSVAELKADLLSDLQERYREFVAGGKDDETAFEMTIDSIGDIEQTVQDVANLSLSLERQVLTNFSASNLAKSDFAGVTAHNGKFKASALRGSDFSGADLTGSSFKASDVREANFDGANLTDCDFSTLNLTDASFNKTILVRTKFSTSDLTRAKFTDVKLIDAKLTMTDLRKTVFLNCTFNGVDFKHCDLRGMRLDGLVFIGVKFDGASLNEATFKGATLRNVSFRPAFSLTNKNYRAMKTINFDGAMMDKLTYAALKGLGVDFDLSKVIII, via the coding sequence ATGAATGAGAAATTAACAAACTATTTGAACGGCGTTTTCGCGCCTTATGACGGGGTAAAAAGCGTGGCCGAACTAAAGGCCGACCTGCTCTCCGATTTACAGGAGCGCTACCGTGAATTCGTAGCCGGGGGCAAGGACGATGAAACGGCTTTCGAGATGACCATAGACAGCATCGGCGACATTGAGCAAACAGTACAGGATGTCGCAAACCTCTCCCTCTCCCTGGAGCGCCAGGTATTAACCAACTTTAGCGCGAGCAACCTAGCCAAGAGCGACTTCGCCGGCGTTACCGCGCATAATGGAAAATTTAAAGCCAGCGCGTTGCGCGGTTCCGACTTTTCGGGAGCGGACCTTACCGGCAGTTCGTTTAAAGCCAGCGACGTGCGCGAAGCCAATTTTGACGGCGCCAATCTCACAGACTGCGACTTTTCTACTCTTAACCTTACGGACGCGAGCTTCAATAAAACTATTCTTGTGCGCACCAAATTCAGTACGTCAGACCTTACCCGGGCAAAATTCACCGATGTAAAACTGATTGACGCGAAGCTGACGATGACCGATCTCCGGAAGACAGTCTTTTTAAACTGCACTTTTAACGGCGTGGACTTCAAACACTGCGACCTGCGGGGGATGCGCCTGGACGGCCTTGTCTTTATCGGCGTCAAATTTGACGGAGCAAGCTTGAATGAAGCTACGTTTAAGGGCGCGACATTGAGAAATGTATCTTTCCGGCCGGCGTTTTCCTTAACCAATAAAAACTATCGTGCCATGAAGACTATCAACTTTGACGGCGCGATGATGGATAAATTAACTTATGCCGCGCTTAAAGGCTTAGGAGTTGATTTTGATTTATCAAAGGTTATTATTATTTGA
- a CDS encoding AAA family ATPase, producing MEEPKKNEPIFSVCAECGGSGQVNFLPCFHCKGVGVGLASGPSILFWGKRLGITSIRLSRIERKINLAVNIIAYLAGLAGIISLGFWAYLNYREGNVDVADYFIWQKKNALILWFWISVVFDMFLIYRTSEKERKLKAVRILKDDEKKPKNIFGKKKDARLSKVNIAESFGLPAIKAVEDAYFLAASYGHETVGVRHLFLSLLKDEKILGLFFRLNANVPAIKGKIESQLSLVQKGGGLAHLNIQEDNDFKKAMILAYAGARDLGQPAVEPINFILPIVGSDRLIEDLLYEMEIDGQKIQNVVNWFRINDEMAEKYSKYRSQSRFKPSTNMNRAYTAVATPLLDNFGYDLTVAAKWGKLEFCVAREKEISQAFSIVDSGQAGILLVGPPGTGKKAIIQGIAQLMAEEEVPKIFRDKRLIEIDTSRLISGATAAQAEERLQELIDEANRSGNIILAMHDIQTITGISAGGEESLELSEVLANAIDRKYVICIATVTSENYTKYLEGRALGSAMGKVEVNEPAGDQAVRILSSKINFLEGRYGVFFSYSALEQVIALTVKYIHDSFLPAKAVKVMETVSARAAKKEKEKRFITKSDIAEVVSEITHIPVAQAAGEESEKLLNLEEEIHKYMINQKEAVNVVSASLRRARAQMTEGKRPIASFLFLGPTGVGKTELAKSIARVYFGDEKCMIRLDMSEYQIPESVNNLIGGEGSPGHLTEAVRKAPFSLILLDEFEKAYKDILNLFLQVMDDGRLTDGQGRTVDFTNSIIIATSNAGALYIQEALKDKKNADFGQIKETLINEHLNKILRPELINRFDGIIVFEPLDQENVIDITRLMVKTLSKTLLAKGIGLEAKEEGIKILAREGFDPKFGARPLRRLLQDKIENIIANNILSGELKRRDTVVINEQAEIDIVKGKAL from the coding sequence ATGGAAGAACCAAAAAAAAATGAGCCGATTTTTTCCGTCTGCGCCGAATGCGGCGGTTCGGGACAGGTTAATTTTTTACCCTGCTTCCACTGCAAGGGAGTGGGCGTTGGCTTGGCTTCCGGACCGAGCATTTTATTTTGGGGAAAGAGGCTCGGAATTACCAGTATCCGGTTGTCGAGGATTGAAAGGAAAATAAACTTGGCCGTAAATATTATTGCCTATCTTGCCGGATTGGCCGGAATTATTTCTTTGGGCTTTTGGGCTTATCTAAATTACCGGGAAGGAAACGTTGACGTTGCCGATTATTTCATTTGGCAAAAAAAGAACGCGCTTATTTTGTGGTTCTGGATTTCGGTTGTCTTCGATATGTTTTTAATTTACCGCACCAGCGAAAAAGAAAGGAAATTGAAAGCGGTGAGAATTTTGAAAGATGATGAAAAGAAGCCAAAAAATATTTTCGGCAAGAAAAAAGATGCCCGGTTGTCCAAAGTCAATATCGCGGAATCTTTCGGCCTGCCGGCCATTAAGGCGGTTGAAGACGCCTATTTTTTAGCCGCCTCTTACGGCCATGAAACCGTAGGCGTCCGGCATCTTTTTTTGTCATTGTTAAAAGATGAAAAAATACTCGGGCTTTTTTTCCGCCTGAATGCCAACGTGCCGGCGATCAAGGGAAAAATCGAGAGCCAGCTTTCTTTGGTGCAAAAAGGAGGCGGCCTCGCGCATCTCAATATTCAGGAAGATAATGATTTTAAAAAAGCCATGATTTTAGCCTACGCGGGCGCCCGCGACTTAGGACAGCCGGCGGTCGAGCCGATAAATTTTATTTTACCGATCGTGGGTTCGGACCGGTTAATTGAGGACTTGCTTTATGAAATGGAAATTGACGGGCAGAAAATCCAGAACGTCGTCAATTGGTTTCGAATTAATGACGAGATGGCGGAGAAATACAGTAAATACAGGAGCCAGTCGCGCTTTAAGCCGTCGACCAACATGAATCGGGCTTATACGGCCGTAGCTACTCCGCTTTTGGATAATTTCGGGTATGACCTTACGGTCGCGGCTAAATGGGGAAAGCTGGAATTTTGCGTTGCCCGGGAAAAAGAAATCAGCCAGGCTTTTAGCATTGTCGATTCGGGCCAAGCCGGAATCCTTTTAGTCGGTCCGCCGGGAACCGGCAAGAAAGCCATTATCCAGGGAATTGCCCAGCTGATGGCCGAAGAGGAAGTGCCGAAAATTTTCCGCGACAAAAGGCTGATCGAAATCGACACTTCGCGCCTAATTTCCGGAGCGACTGCCGCCCAGGCTGAAGAACGGCTGCAAGAGCTGATTGATGAGGCTAACCGCTCGGGAAATATAATCCTCGCCATGCATGACATCCAAACCATAACGGGAATTTCCGCCGGCGGAGAAGAGAGCCTTGAATTGTCCGAAGTTTTAGCCAATGCTATTGACCGGAAATACGTGATTTGCATCGCAACGGTTACCAGCGAAAATTATACCAAATATTTGGAAGGCAGGGCTTTGGGAAGCGCGATGGGCAAGGTTGAAGTTAATGAACCGGCGGGCGATCAGGCGGTTCGGATATTATCAAGTAAAATTAATTTTCTTGAAGGCCGCTACGGAGTATTTTTTTCCTACTCGGCTTTAGAGCAGGTAATTGCTTTAACGGTCAAATATATCCATGACAGCTTCCTGCCGGCCAAAGCGGTTAAAGTAATGGAAACGGTTTCCGCGCGGGCGGCGAAAAAAGAAAAAGAAAAAAGATTTATAACCAAAAGCGATATCGCCGAAGTCGTAAGCGAAATTACCCACATTCCGGTAGCCCAGGCGGCCGGTGAGGAAAGTGAAAAACTGCTCAACTTGGAGGAGGAGATCCATAAGTATATGATTAACCAGAAAGAAGCGGTTAACGTTGTTTCGGCGAGCCTCCGGCGGGCGCGGGCGCAGATGACCGAAGGCAAGCGCCCGATTGCGAGCTTTTTATTTTTGGGGCCGACCGGGGTGGGAAAGACTGAATTGGCCAAATCAATTGCCCGAGTATATTTCGGCGATGAAAAATGTATGATTCGGCTGGATATGTCCGAATATCAAATCCCGGAAAGCGTCAATAATCTAATCGGCGGAGAGGGTTCGCCGGGACATTTGACCGAAGCGGTGCGCAAGGCGCCGTTCTCCTTGATTCTCCTGGATGAATTCGAAAAAGCCTACAAAGATATTCTGAACCTGTTCTTGCAGGTTATGGACGACGGCCGGCTGACTGACGGCCAGGGAAGGACGGTCGACTTTACCAATTCAATTATTATCGCCACCTCGAACGCCGGCGCCCTTTATATTCAGGAAGCCTTAAAGGACAAAAAAAATGCCGACTTTGGCCAGATAAAAGAAACATTAATCAATGAGCATTTAAACAAAATACTGCGTCCGGAGCTGATAAACCGTTTTGACGGGATAATCGTCTTTGAACCCTTGGATCAGGAAAACGTCATTGACATAACCCGGCTAATGGTTAAGACTTTGTCCAAGACCCTTTTGGCTAAGGGAATTGGCTTGGAGGCGAAGGAGGAGGGAATTAAGATTTTGGCCCGCGAAGGGTTTGACCCGAAATTCGGCGCCCGGCCGCTTCGCCGCCTTTTACAGGATAAAATCGAAAACATCATCGCCAATAATATTCTTTCCGGCGAGCTGAAGCGGCGCGATACAGTAGTGATTAACGAACAGGCGGAAATTGATATAGTTAAAGGGAAAGCTTTGTAA
- a CDS encoding DNA polymerase ligase N-terminal domain-containing protein yields the protein MPLGLEKYLKKRDFKKTPEPKGKLKPGPAGKTKGGKLGMAKTGTDSGKSRFVVQKHEASHLHYDFRLEVAGVLVSWAVPKEPSLDPAVKRLAIKVEDHPLDYMNFKGVIPKGEYGAGTVEIWDKGTYKNLLDAPMEDALKKGHLAINLNGKKLKGAFALTRFRKERGGEQWLLVKMKK from the coding sequence ATGCCTCTCGGGCTGGAAAAATATTTAAAGAAAAGGGATTTTAAAAAAACGCCGGAACCAAAGGGCAAGCTTAAGCCTGGACCGGCAGGCAAGACTAAAGGCGGGAAGCTTGGCATGGCAAAGACTGGAACTGACTCTGGAAAAAGCCGGTTTGTCGTCCAAAAGCATGAAGCCTCGCATTTGCATTATGATTTTAGGCTGGAAGTGGCCGGCGTTTTAGTTTCCTGGGCCGTGCCAAAGGAGCCGTCGCTTGATCCGGCGGTGAAACGACTCGCGATAAAAGTGGAAGACCATCCGCTTGATTACATGAATTTTAAAGGCGTGATTCCCAAAGGCGAATATGGCGCCGGTACGGTAGAAATCTGGGATAAAGGAACCTATAAAAATCTCTTGGACGCGCCAATGGAAGACGCACTAAAAAAAGGCCACCTGGCTATTAATCTGAACGGGAAAAAATTAAAAGGCGCTTTTGCCCTGACCCGGTTTAGAAAAGAAAGAGGAGGAGAGCAATGGTTACTCGTAAAGATGAAAAAATAA